A region of Salvelinus alpinus chromosome 6, SLU_Salpinus.1, whole genome shotgun sequence DNA encodes the following proteins:
- the LOC139578499 gene encoding E3 ubiquitin-protein ligase RNF170-like: MNQTMQPSHSSHPRSSEHTQDRTALKRVSYNKNTSQICPSAGHRDWLCPVCLQTASFPVQTNCGHLFCAPCLISYWRLRSWLDAISCPLCRQRVSVLCRLFGEGRSDRKEREVLGEITDYNKRYSGTPRRVTDYLCDTPLFLHLLARSLGAMGGLVCLFFVRVVLCCLGAMVSLSSAPLDTPSSLSGLLGVLDDLVVVFLLLTCVININQQMAPESGNSSAHTATQGVGLLSNSL, translated from the exons ATGAATCAGACCATGCAACCCTCCCACAGCTCTCATCCCAG ATcctcagaacacacacaggacCGAACAGCCCTCAAACGTGTAAGCTACAACaag AACACCTCTCAGATCTGTCCATCTGCGGGCCACAGAGACTGGCTCTGCCCTGTGTGTCTGCAAACTGCCAGCTTCCCTGTACAGACCAACTGTGGCCATCTCTTCTGTG cTCCCTGTCTGATCTCGTACTGGAGACTTaggtcctggctggatgccaTCAGCTGCCCTCTGTGTAGACAAAGG gtCAGTGTCCTGTGTCGTCTATTTGGTGAGGGTCGGTCagacagaaaggagagggaggttcTGGGAGAAATTACAGACTACAACAAACGCTACTCAGGAACCCCTCGAAGG GTGACAGACTACTTGTGTGACACGCCCCTGTTCCTGCACCTGCTAGCTCGCAGCCTGGGCGCTATGGGGGGGCTCGTGTGCCTCTTCTTTGTCAGAGTGGTGCTCTGCTGTCTTGGGGCCATGGTGTCCCTCTCCTCTGCCCCCCTGGACACTCCATCCTCCCTGTCTGGCCTCCTGGGGGTCCTGGATGACCTGGTGGTGGTCTTCCTGCTGCTCACCTGTGTTATCAACATCAACCAGCAAATGGCGCCAGAGAGTGGGAACTCCTcagcacacacagccacacagggAGTAGGTCTGCTCAGTAACTCGCTGTAG